A window of Candidatus Lokiarchaeota archaeon contains these coding sequences:
- a CDS encoding NADH-quinone oxidoreductase subunit M gives MEIPFLLLQTVLIPAVSVPIMGLLGKKIGKRVGWIVTAVLAYTTFLLLLGGVDYWVSGSALSEQYFWSTALFDIEFGFLADGLSYPVAIIMNILSMTLAVYSIRYVEHAIEELYGDGNEGMNGLYYGLFMFFPTGLVGMSLATNLIEIYLFLDVLLIPLYFIISYFGLVKRHRIATMVFLWGFIGGSFFLIGSVMVYSQIGSLMIRDLPALAGSPLAFWAAIFMLIGILTKMAAFGFHVWLPWVHSGAPTPVSGILTVVVGIMSYLLGRIFVQNLATVIQALSTPLMIWALITMLYGGLLTLAQDDIKRLYACSTISQTAYSLLGLATLTTTGAAGGVFYFLSHSLGKVILFSAAGMVMIKTDVRDINKMGGLAKKMPLTATLCVMGSLILSAIPPFSGLQAEWIMFIGIFEQGIAAGTLLNIAIPVAGIFITFISSVYTFWPVMRIFFGPLPKSLEDVEEAPLSMIGPTAILALISLLFGIYPELVMRFLSAAF, from the coding sequence ATGGAGATTCCATTCTTACTGCTTCAGACGGTGCTCATTCCAGCAGTCTCTGTACCGATTATGGGATTGCTTGGCAAGAAAATAGGCAAACGAGTTGGCTGGATTGTAACCGCAGTTCTAGCATACACAACCTTTCTCCTCCTCCTTGGAGGTGTAGATTACTGGGTCAGTGGATCTGCACTCAGCGAACAGTATTTCTGGAGCACAGCACTCTTCGATATCGAGTTCGGATTCTTGGCTGATGGTCTCAGCTATCCTGTTGCCATCATCATGAATATACTATCAATGACGCTTGCTGTGTATTCGATTCGATATGTTGAACATGCCATTGAGGAGCTCTATGGTGATGGGAATGAAGGCATGAATGGGCTTTACTATGGGCTTTTCATGTTCTTCCCGACCGGACTTGTGGGAATGTCATTGGCAACGAACCTGATTGAAATCTACTTATTCCTCGACGTTTTACTGATTCCTCTCTACTTCATCATAAGCTATTTTGGACTCGTAAAGCGACATCGAATTGCAACCATGGTCTTCCTATGGGGTTTCATTGGCGGCTCATTCTTTCTCATAGGCTCTGTAATGGTATACTCACAGATTGGGAGCCTCATGATCAGAGATTTACCAGCTCTCGCAGGGTCGCCTCTAGCATTCTGGGCAGCGATATTCATGCTCATAGGGATTCTCACGAAAATGGCTGCTTTCGGTTTTCATGTGTGGCTACCTTGGGTGCATTCAGGGGCTCCAACACCTGTATCTGGTATATTGACTGTCGTTGTTGGTATCATGAGCTACTTGCTAGGCAGGATATTTGTCCAGAATCTGGCAACTGTTATCCAAGCGCTGTCAACACCACTCATGATTTGGGCATTGATTACTATGCTCTACGGTGGTCTGCTAACCCTTGCCCAAGATGATATCAAACGTTTGTATGCTTGTTCGACAATAAGCCAGACTGCATACTCCCTTCTGGGATTGGCAACTCTTACGACCACGGGAGCCGCTGGAGGTGTATTCTATTTCCTTAGCCATTCCCTCGGCAAGGTCATACTATTCTCCGCTGCTGGGATGGTGATGATCAAGACCGATGTTAGAGACATCAACAAGATGGGAGGACTTGCGAAGAAGATGCCACTTACGGCGACCCTTTGTGTGATGGGTTCTCTAATTCTATCTGCGATTCCACCATTCAGTGGTTTGCAGGCGGAGTGGATTATGTTCATCGGTATTTTTGAACAAGGTATCGCTGCGGGCACTCTTCTCAACATAGCAATACCGGTAGCTGGGATATTCATCACCTTCATTTCCAGTGTCTATACTTTCTGGCCGGTGATGCGGATATTCTTCGGTCCCCTGCCTAAATCACTGGAAGATGTTGAAGAAGCACCACTATCAATGATTGGACCAACTGCGATTCTTGCTCTGATTTCCCTCTTATTTGGTATCTACCCCGAGTTGGTCATGCGGTTCCTATCGGCCGCGTTCTAA